Proteins from a genomic interval of Corvus moneduloides isolate bCorMon1 chromosome 6, bCorMon1.pri, whole genome shotgun sequence:
- the LOC116445343 gene encoding calcium-binding protein 4-like isoform X1, translated as MPWGHATSPHPGGTVNVGPTSEVAGARGEVPAEGTLWWPCGVTAGDVGWSGDAVVALGCHRPGCGSVCGHCGGLGMSPLDSGPRWVTAGRVWGPVRWPGCGGRVAVSGAGGRGCFLPLITANWLCLAGPTAGGAWGGHGGCKRISLLLPPPRPSRGPASCPPAAHPAPAPAPCHAPAGTRGPPRTRSPRRRGKGGTRRGRNPPKPSRTAVPRPPRIPAPSPGTAATGRKVGRRVPWTPTLLPPRPTPPSSTPSSARSGTCHRRSWMCPPCPHPWPRPELLDAFKEFDTDQDGYISYKDLGACMRTLGYMPTEMELIEISQHIKMRMGGRVDFEDFVQMMGPKLREETAHMVGVRELKIAFREFDMNGDGEISTAEMREAIAALLGEQLKAQEVDEILQDVDLNGDGHVDFDEFVMMLSSR; from the exons ATGCCTTGGGGACACGCTACCAGTCCCCATCCTGGGGGGACAGTGAATGTAGGACCTACCTCAGAGGTGGCGGGAGCTCGGGGAGAGGTGCCGGCTGAGGGGACACTGTGGTGGCCTTGCGGTGTCACCGCTGGGGATGTGGGGTGGTCTGGGGACGCTGTGGTGGCTTTGGGGTGTCACCGCCCGGGATGTGGGTCGGTCTGCGGACACTGTGGTGGCCTTGGGATGTCACCACTGGACTCCGGGCCTCGGTGGGTGACCGCGGGACGCGTGTGGGGACCTGTGCGGTGGCCGGGCTGCGGTGGCCGCGTGGCTGTGTCGGGGGCCGGTGGCCGTGGCTGTTTCCTTCCATTAATCACCGCTAATTGGCTTTGCCTTGCCGGGCCCACGGCGGGGGGAGCCTGGGGGGGTCACGGGGGGTGTAAGAggatttccctgctccttcctccaccTCGGCCATCCCGGGGTCCCGCTTCCTGCCCGCCCGCTGCCcacccggccccggccccggccccatGCCACGCTCCCGCGGGGACAAGGGGACCCCCAAGGACACGGAGCCCCCgcagaaggggaaaggggggcACGAGGCGGGGGAGAAACCCCCCAAAGCCCTCGAGGACGGCGGTCCCCCGGCCTCCAAGAATTCCGGCTCCGAGTCCCGGCACGGCGGCCACGGGCAGAAAAGTGGGAAGAAGGGTCCCGTGGACCCCCACGCTGCTGCCACCAAGACCTACTCCCCCTTCCTCAACACCGTCTTCGGCAAG GAGCGGGACCTGTCACCGGAGGAGCTGGATG tgtcctccctgtccccacccgTGGCCAcgcccagagctgctggacgCCTTCAAGGAGTTCGACACGGACCAGGATGGCTACATCAGCTACAAGGACCTGGGCGCCTGCATGCGCACGCTGGGGTACATGCCCACTGAGATGGAGCTCATCGAGATCTCCCAGCACATCAAGATGAGGA TGGGTGGCCGCGTGGACTTTGAAGACTTTGTGCAGATGATGGGCCCGAAGCTGCGGGAGGAGACGGCGCACATGGTGGGCGTGAGGGAGCTCAAGATCGCCTTCCGCGAG TTCGACATGAACGGGGACGGGGAGATCAGCACGGCCGAGATGCGCGAGGCCATCGCGGcgctgctgggggagcagctgaAGGCACAGGAGGTGGACGAGATCCTGCAGGACGTGGATCTCAACGGGGACGGGCACGTGGACTTCGATG AGTTCGTGATGATGCTGTCGTCCCGGTAA
- the LOC116445343 gene encoding calcium-binding protein 2-like isoform X2 gives MPRSRGDKGTPKDTEPPQKGKGGHEAGEKPPKALEDGGPPASKNSGSESRHGGHGQKSGKKGPVDPHAAATKTYSPFLNTVFGKERDLSPEELDELLDAFKEFDTDQDGYISYKDLGACMRTLGYMPTEMELIEISQHIKMRMGGRVDFEDFVQMMGPKLREETAHMVGVRELKIAFREFDMNGDGEISTAEMREAIAALLGEQLKAQEVDEILQDVDLNGDGHVDFDEFVMMLSSR, from the exons atGCCACGCTCCCGCGGGGACAAGGGGACCCCCAAGGACACGGAGCCCCCgcagaaggggaaaggggggcACGAGGCGGGGGAGAAACCCCCCAAAGCCCTCGAGGACGGCGGTCCCCCGGCCTCCAAGAATTCCGGCTCCGAGTCCCGGCACGGCGGCCACGGGCAGAAAAGTGGGAAGAAGGGTCCCGTGGACCCCCACGCTGCTGCCACCAAGACCTACTCCCCCTTCCTCAACACCGTCTTCGGCAAG GAGCGGGACCTGTCACCGGAGGAGCTGGATG agctgctggacgCCTTCAAGGAGTTCGACACGGACCAGGATGGCTACATCAGCTACAAGGACCTGGGCGCCTGCATGCGCACGCTGGGGTACATGCCCACTGAGATGGAGCTCATCGAGATCTCCCAGCACATCAAGATGAGGA TGGGTGGCCGCGTGGACTTTGAAGACTTTGTGCAGATGATGGGCCCGAAGCTGCGGGAGGAGACGGCGCACATGGTGGGCGTGAGGGAGCTCAAGATCGCCTTCCGCGAG TTCGACATGAACGGGGACGGGGAGATCAGCACGGCCGAGATGCGCGAGGCCATCGCGGcgctgctgggggagcagctgaAGGCACAGGAGGTGGACGAGATCCTGCAGGACGTGGATCTCAACGGGGACGGGCACGTGGACTTCGATG AGTTCGTGATGATGCTGTCGTCCCGGTAA
- the OSBP gene encoding oxysterol-binding protein 1, with protein MGHTCRGTINLATANITVEDSCNFIISNGGAQTYHLKASSEVERQRWVTALELAKAKAVKMLEESDDSGDESVSQTDKTELQNTLRILSSKVEDLSTCNDLIAKHGTALQRSLSELEALRLPPDSTDKIKQVNERATLFRITSNAMINACRDFMILAQTHGKKWQKSLQQERDQRIRLEETLEQLAKQHNHLERAFRGATVLPASTPGTGGSSKDLCCPAKGDLSDEDDDNNEFFDAPEIFPMPDIMGHKRTGSNISGTSSDISLDEQYKHQVEDTKKEKRTRIPYKPNYSLNLWSIMKNCIGKELSKIPMPVNFNEPLSMLQRLTEDLEYHELLDRAARCESSLEQLCYVAAFTVSSYSTTVFRTSKPFNPLLGETFELDRLEENGYRSLCEQVSHHPPAAAHHADSKHGWTLRQEIKITSKFRGKYLSIMPLGTIHCVFHSSGNHYTWKKVTTTVHNIIVGKLWIDQSGEIEIVNHKTGDKCSLKFVPYSYFSRDVARKVTGEVMDPSGKVHFLLLGTWDEKMDCYKVQVGTGDNGAEARPRAHEAEDSRLLLWKRNPLPKYAENMYYFSELALTLNAPENGTAPTDSRRRPDQRLMENGRWDEANAEKQRLEEKQRLSRKRREAEAARATEDGTPCDPYKPLWFERKKDPVTQELAHVYKGGYWESKEKQDWSLCPDIF; from the exons ATGGGTCACACGTGCCGCGGCACTATCAACCTGGCCACGGCCAACATCACCGTGGAGGATTCCTGCAATTTCATCATCTCCAACGGCGGGGCCCAGACCTACCACCTCAAGGCCAGCTCCGAGGTGGAGCGGCAGCGCTGGGTCACCGCCCTCGAGCTCGCCAAGGCCAAGGCTGTCAAGATGCTGGAGGAGTCAG ACGACTCTGGCGATGAGTCGGTGTCGCAGACGGACAAGACGGAGCTGCAGAACACCCTGCGGATCCTGTCCAGCAAAGTGGAGGACCTGAGCACCTGCAACGACCTGATTGCCAAGCACGGCACGGCCCTGCAGCGCTCCCTCAGCGAGCTTGAGGCCCTGCGGCTCCCTCCGGACAGCACGGACAAGATCAAGCAGGTCAACGAGCGGGCCACGCTCTTCCGCATCACCTCCAACGCCATGATCAAC GCCTGCCGGGATTTCATGATCCTGGCGCAAACGCACGGGAAGAAGTGGCAGAAGTCGCTGCAGCAGGAGCGGGATCAGCGGATCCGGCTGGAGGAGACGCTGGAGCAGCTGGCCAAGCAGCACAACCACCTGGAAAGGGCTTTCCGGGGTGCCACGGTGCTCCCCGCCAGCACGCCCGGCACCGGAGGCTCCAGCAAAG ATCTGTGCTGCCCCGCCAAAGGTGACCTGAGTGACGAGGACGACGACAACAACGAGTTCTTTGATGCCCCAGAGATCTTCCCCATGCCCGACATCATGGGCCACAA gAGAACCGGGAGCAACATCAGCGGCACCAGCAGTGATATCAGCCTGGATGAGCAG TACAAGCACCAGGTCGAGGACACCAAGAAGGAGAAGAGAACCCGCATTCCCTACAAACCCAACTACAGCCTCAACCTCTGGAGCATCATGAAGAACTGCATCGGGAAGGAGCTGTCCAAAATTCCCATGCCA GTGAATTTCAACGAGCCGCTGTCCATGCTGCAGCGGCTGACGGAGGACCTGGAATACCACGAGCTCCTGGATCGGGCGGCGCGGTGCGAGagctccctggagcagctgtgctacGTGGCCGCCTTCACCGTGTCCTCCTACTCCACCACCGTCTTCCGCACCAGCAAACCCTTCAACCCGCTCCTGGGGGAAACCTTCGAGCTGGATCGCCTGGAGGAGAACGGATACCGCTCCCTCTGCGAGCAG GTGAGCCACCACCCGCCGGCCGCCGCCCACCACGCTGACTCCAAACATGGCTGGACGCTGCGCCAGGAAATCAAAATCACCAGCAAATTCCGAGGGAAATACCTCTCCATCATGCCTCTGG GTACCATCCACTGCGTCTTCCACTCCTCCGGCAACCACTACACGTGGAAAAAAGTGACGACCACCGTGCACAACATCATCGTGGGGAAGCTCTGGATAGACCAG tCGGGTGAGATCGAGATCGTCAACCACAAGACAGGGGACAAGTGCAGCCTCAAGTTTGTCCCTTACAGCTACTTCTCCCGGGACGTGGCGAGGAAG GTGACCGGGGAGGTGATGGACCCGTCGGGAAAGgtgcattttctcctgctgggCACGTGGGATGAGAAGATGGATTGCTACAAGGTCCAGGTGGGAACGGGCGACAACGGAGCCGAGGCGCGGCCGCGAGCCCACGAGGCCGAGGACAGCcggctgctgctgtggaagcGGAACCCGCTGCC GAAGTACGCAGAGAACATGTACTACTTCTCGGAGCTGGCGCTGACCCTGAACGCGCCGGAGAACGGGACGGCCCCCACGGACAGCCGGCGGCGCCCGGACCAGCGCCTCATGGAGAACGGCAGGTGGGACGAGGCCAACGCCGAGAAGCAGCGGCTGGAGGAGAAACAGCGGCTCTCCCGCAAGCGCCGTGAGGCCGAGGCCGCCCGTGCCACCGAGGACG GGACGCCCTGTGATCCCTACAAACCGCTGTGGTTCGAGCGGAAGAAGGACCCGGTGACGCAGGAGCTGGCGCACGTCTACAAGGGGGGCTACTGGGAGAGCAAGGAGAAGCAGGACTGGAGCTTGTGCCCAGATATTTTCTGA
- the PATL1 gene encoding LOW QUALITY PROTEIN: protein PAT1 homolog 1 (The sequence of the model RefSeq protein was modified relative to this genomic sequence to represent the inferred CDS: inserted 2 bases in 1 codon): MFRYPSLEDCPLDEDEDAFQALGEEDEDIDQFNDDTFGAGAVDDDWQEAHERLAELEDKAGSSREPDGPVGNDGDVLGDPEDALAERLTRLVIDSELEDPAIMQAVHTRDPPQPGGLNSSIWDSSAVLRRIRGPLLAQEMPSVSVLDYALPQRPPQARDEERDPSERALPRRSSSPVIGSPPVRAVPIGTPPKQAAIPNFNQQILCPKPVHIRATMQQRYPAPYGERMSPNQLCNVPNSSLLGHPFPHSVSPVLTHLQRAQLLGGAQAGRMSPSQFARVSGLVGSPLPSVNPKLLQGRVGQMMSPAGGFRAFFGAPPXPPPPSQLPHPQGPGSHLQNLRPQPQMFRPDTTHLHPQHRRLLHQRQQQNRNQHRSLNGSGGDRGGHRSSHQEQIRKDPYANLMLQREKDWVSKIQMMQLQSTDPYLDDYYYQNYFQKLEKLAAAEEVHGDGPKKERTKLITPQVAKLEHTYKPVQFEGSLGKLTVSSVNNPRKMIDAVVTSRSEDDETKEKQVRDKRRQTLVTIEKTYSLLLDVEDYERRYLLSLEGERPALMGERKQKICDMYDNLRGKAPGQDRLSDDHFMQIMCIRKGKRLVARILPFLAPEQAADVLMATARNLPFLIKKDAQDEVLPCLLRPFSHVLYHLPLGTVTSLVQQLTNLPQSAAAPTNLHLTAVLQNKFGLSLLYLVLSRGEELQSSDTNTELMQDNQWTELMLMATRELLRIPQGALAKPVSIPSNLISLFSRYVDQQKLNLLETKLHLVHGIR, from the exons GGATGAAGACATCGACCAGTTCAACGATGACACCTTCGGCGCTGGGGCCGTCG ATGACGACTGGCAGGAGGCCCATGAGCGGCTGGCGGAGCTGGAGGACAAGGCCGGGTCGAGCCGGGAGCCGGACGGTCCCGTTGGGAACGACGGGGACGTTCTGGGCGATCCCGAGGACGCGCTGGCCGAGCGGCTGACGCGGCTCGTCATCGACAGCGAGCTGGAGGACCCGGCCATCATGCAGGCCGTGCACACCAGGGATCCCCCGCAG CCTGGAGGGCTGAATTCCAGCATCTGGGACAGCTCGGCCGTGCTGCGGCGCATCCGGGGACCGCTCCTCGCTCAG GAGATGCCGTCGGTGTCCGTGCTGGATTACGCCCTGCCCCAGAGGCCTCCGCAGGCTCGGGATGAGGAGCGGGATCCGTCGGAGCGGGCGCTGCCCCGGCGCTCCTCGTCCCCCGTCATCGGGAGCCCCCCGGTCCGGGCCGTTCCCATCGGCACCCCCCCCAAACAGGCTGCCATCCCAAACTTCAACCAGCAG ATCCTGTGTCCCAAGCCTGTCCACATCCGAGCTACCATGCAGCAGCGTTATCCCGCTCCCTATGGAGAGAGGATGTCCCCCAACCAGCTCTGCAATGTTCCG AATTCCTCCCTCCTGGGCCACCCGTTCCCCCACAGCGTCTCTCCCGTCCTCACACACCTGCAGAGAGCCCAGCTGCTCGGAGGAGCCCAG GCCGGCCGAATGTCCCCCAGCCAGTTTGCCCGGGTGTCCGGGCTGGTGGGGAGCCCGCTGCCCTCCGTGAATcccaagctgctccagggcagagTTGGGCAGATGATGTCCCCGGCCGGAGGGTTCCGTGCCTTTTTCGgggctccccc ccccccgcccccctcgCAGCTGCCGCACCCTCAGGGCCCCGGATCCCACCTGCAGAACCTGAG gcCGCAGCCCCAGATGTTCCGGCCGGACACGACGCATTTGCACCCCCAGCACCGCCGGCTCCTGCACCAGCGGCAGCAGCAGAACCGGAA CCAGCACCGGAGCCTCAACGGCTCCGGGGGGGACCGAGGGGGCCACCGGAGCAGCCATCAGGAGCAAATCCGTAAGGATCCCTACGCCAACCTCATGCTGCAGCGGGAAAAGGACTGGGTGTCCAAGATCCAGAtgatgcagctgcagagcactgaCCCCTACCTGGATGATTATTATTACCAG aACTACTTCCAGAAGCTGGAGAAGTTGGCAGCAGCCGAGGAAGTGCACGGTGACGGTCCCAAGAAGGAGCGCACTAAACTCATCACCCCTCAGGTGGCCAAGCTGGAGCACACCTACAAGCCAG tGCAGTTTGAGGGCTCGCTGGGAAAACTCACCGTCTCCAGTGTCAACAACCCCCGGAAGATGATCGACGCCGTGGTGACGTCCCGCAGCGAGGATGAC GAGACGAAGGAGAAGCAAGTCCGGGATAAGAGGCGGCAGACCCTCGTCACGATCGAGAAG ACGTACAGCCTCCTCCTGGACGTGGAGGACTACGAGCGCCGCTACCTCCTGAGCCTGGAAGGGGAGCGGCCAGCCCTGATGGGAGAGAGGAAGCAGAAGATCTGTGACATGTATGACAATCTGAGGGGGAAGGCACCTGGGCAGGACAG gcTGAGCGATGACCACTTCATGCAGATCATGTGCATCCGGAAAGGAAAACGCCTGGTGGCCCGGATCCTTCCCTTCCTGGCTCCGGAGCAAGCGGCCGACGTGCTCATGGCCACGGCCAGGAACCTGCCCTTCCTCATCAAGAAGGATGCTCAGGATGAG GTGCTTCCCTGCCTCTTGAGGCCCTTTTCCCACGTCCTCTACCACCTTCCCTTGGGAACAGTCACCAGCCTTGTGCAGCAGCTCACAAACCTACCTCAGAGCGCCGCCGCTCCCACCAACCTGCACCTCACTGCTGTGCTCCAAAACAAG TTCGGTCTGTCCCTGCTGTACCTGGTCCTGAGCCGAGGGGAGGAATTGCAGAGCTCGGACACAAACACGGAGCTGATGCAGGACAACCAATG GACGGAGCTGATGCTGATGGCGACCCGGGAGCTCCTGCGGATCCCTCAGGGAGCCTTGGCAAAGCCCGTGTCCATCCCCTCCAACTTGATCTCCCTCTTCTCTCGCTACGTCGACCAGCAGAAGCTGAACCTGCTGGAGACGAAATTGCA CTTAGTGCACGGGATCCGGTAG